The following DNA comes from Deltaproteobacteria bacterium.
ACTAAAATCGATGCACATAATGAGCAATAGTTATGCCAAGTATCGCAAACAACTAAAATCGGCGCCTAACTATCGGAAAGAAAAGAACTATTTACAAAGGCGGGGCTGGTGTTGAAAATGTCGAAGAAAGGCTTTTTTGTCATAAATAAATGACAAAAAAATTGCAGAACAGCATTAATGTTTAAATTTCAACGACTTAAAGATGGCAACACAAAAAAGAGACAGGTGTCATAAAATTATGACAATCCTGGAAGGACTAAGCTTCATTTCTTCTTAATCCATGCCGGTTTATTTTTATATAAAGGTTTTGCCGTTTAATACCGGTAATCTCTGAAGCCTTACTGATATTACCATTGGTTTTCTTAAGTATTTCCTCAAGATAGAGTTTTTCGAAGTGATCTTTAGCCTCCTGAAAAGGTAGATCGGAATGAATAGAGGCCGGAATAGATTGAATTCGCTCTTTAAAAAGATGGGGCGGAAGATCATAGGGCTCTATTTTATCACCCTGCTTTAGTGCAACAACCCTTTCGACAAGATTTTCCATCTCTCTCACATTTCCTTTCCAGTCATACTCTTCCATCAACTCTATCGTTTCGAGGGAAAAGGGACCAACAGACTTGCCAAGCTTATTATTCATTTGCTTGAGGAAGTAATTAGCGAGAAAAGGAATATCATCCTTTCTTTCCCTGAGAGGGGGCAGATTAAGAGGAATAACATTAATCCTATAAAAGAGATCTTCTCTAAAGCGACCCTCTGCGACCTCTTTTTCCATGTCGTCATTACTGGCGGCGATGAGTCTAAAATCGGTCTTTCGCCGGGCCGTCTCCCCAATTCTTGAAAACTCCTTCTCCTGGAGCACACGAAGCAGGCTCGTTTGCAGCTTAAGGCTGGTTCCTGTGATTTCATCAAGGAAAATGGTTCCTCCATCAGCTTCTTCGAAATAACCCGGTGTCGTCTTAACGGCCCCAGTAAAAGCACCTTTTTCAAACCCGAAAAGAGAACTTTCAAGAAGGCTTTCCGTAAGGGCCCCGCAATTAATGGCAATAAATTTTTTGTCTGCCCGCTCGCTGTTTTGATGGATTGTTTTGGCAAGAAGCTCCTTTCCCGTCCCGGTTTCACCATGAACAAGTATCGTTGAATGAAGGGGGGCCACCTTTTTGACGAGATCCATTATTTCGACCATTGCCTTGCTTTTGCCCACAACCCCTTCAAAGGAAAGACCCCTGTCAAGCCTGTCCCGCAAATATCGGTTTTCATCTTCCAGAAGCTTCTCCTTGAGAGCACGCTCAATGAGAAGCTCTACCTCGTCAAGATTATTAAAGGGTTTCGTAATGTAATGAAAAGCGCCCAGCCGCATTGCAGTAACCGCTTCTTCAACAGTTCCAAATCCCGTCATCATAATGACGGCAACATTGCTTTCCAGTGATTTTAACTTTTCCAGCACCTGAAGGCCGCTAAGTCCCGGCATTCTCTGGTCCAGAAGAACCACATCGGCAGCCGTTTCCTGAAAAGTCTCAATGGCTTCATTACCGTTTTTTGCAACGATCACATTATAACCTTTACCTCCGAGAAGTTTCCTGATCAGTGTGCAGGTATAGTCTTCATCATCGACAATGAGAATGGTTTTATTTCTATTATCCATAAAATATTATCCCTGATTTATTCTGCCGCAGGCAGGGTGATGGAAAATGTCGTCCCATCACCGGCCTTGCTGCTTGCCCAGATCTTACCATTATGCCTTACAACAATGTTAGATACAACACTAAGACCGAGCCCTGTCCCTCCTTTATCTCTTTTCGTTGTAAAAAATGGAGAAAAAATATGAGGCAGGTTTTCCTGCTCAATACCGGGACCGGTATCTTTAAAGGTAATCTTGACGAGTCCATTTTCATTAAGCAAAGTTTTAATAGCAAGGGTGCCCTCTTTATTCATTGCTTCACGGGCATTATTGATGATATTAAAAAAGACCTGTATCATGAGCGTTGAATCTACCTTAACAGGGGGCAGATTTTCAGTATAGTTCTTTATCAGTTCTATTTCACTCAGTCCCATCTGCTGTTCGATGAGAAGAAGGCTGTCATCAATCAGCTCATTGCAATCGACTACCTTCCATTCGAATGCAGAGGGCCTTGTAAATTCAAGCAGTTTTTTTATGGTTGCTTTGCATGTAAGGCCGGCCTTTTCGATGATCTCCAGTTCTTCACGAACGGGATTTTCCTTACCGAGCTGTTTCAGTGCAAGCTGCGCATAGTTAACAACACCGACAAGAGGATTATTAATCTGGTGCGCTATTTCTCCAAGCAGCTCTCCCAGCGTGGAGAGCTTTTCCATCTGAATGACCTGCTCCTCCATTTTTTTCTGTTCTGTAACAACTTTGGCATACTCAATAAAACCTCTTACATTGCCGTCATCATCAAGCATGGGGAATGTTGATATATGGAA
Coding sequences within:
- a CDS encoding sigma-54 dependent transcriptional regulator, which translates into the protein MDNRNKTILIVDDEDYTCTLIRKLLGGKGYNVIVAKNGNEAIETFQETAADVVLLDQRMPGLSGLQVLEKLKSLESNVAVIMMTGFGTVEEAVTAMRLGAFHYITKPFNNLDEVELLIERALKEKLLEDENRYLRDRLDRGLSFEGVVGKSKAMVEIMDLVKKVAPLHSTILVHGETGTGKELLAKTIHQNSERADKKFIAINCGALTESLLESSLFGFEKGAFTGAVKTTPGYFEEADGGTIFLDEITGTSLKLQTSLLRVLQEKEFSRIGETARRKTDFRLIAASNDDMEKEVAEGRFREDLFYRINVIPLNLPPLRERKDDIPFLANYFLKQMNNKLGKSVGPFSLETIELMEEYDWKGNVREMENLVERVVALKQGDKIEPYDLPPHLFKERIQSIPASIHSDLPFQEAKDHFEKLYLEEILKKTNGNISKASEITGIKRQNLYIKINRHGLRRNEA